TGGCTCCAAGGACCGTCGCGGTTTTTCACAGATCATTTTTATTTTGATCGGACTTGGTATTATCGGCGGCGGGCTTTGGACGCTGTATATGGGCGATGCGCCTTACCATCCCGAAGATGTCGTGACGCGCGGCGATACCGTTACCGTCACAGACTAGTCCGGGCCGATCAGTCGGCGGTAGATTTGCCCCAGCCTTCGGCTTGCATTTCACGCAGCCGCGATGCGGTGCGCTCGAACTCGAATGTGCCTTCGCCCTCAAGATACAGCATCTCTGGCGCTGCCGCAGCTGAACAGATCAGCCGGACCTGCGCCTCGTACAGAGCATCAATCAGGGTCACGAACCTTTTTGCTTCGTTAAAATTTGTACGGCCAAGCGATGGAATGTCGTCAATCATCAGAACACGCACCGCTTCTGCCAACGCCAGATAATCGGCAGGGCCCAGCGGCTTGCCACATAAATCATGAAACCGCGCACGCGCCATCGCATTGTGGTATTGTGGGATAACGACGTCACGCCCCTTGACCCGCAGGGTGAGGGGGCTGCCTGCATCGCCCGCAAGATCGTCCCAAACTGCATCCATCGCCGCGCGGGCTTCGGCATTGGCAGGTGTGAAATAGACCTGCGTGCCTGCCAACCTGTCCTGACGGTAGTCTTTCGGGCTGGCCAGCTCGTGCACGACCATCTTTTCTTTAATTAACTCAATGAATGGCACGAACAGGTTGCGGTTCAGCCCGTCTTTGTAAAGCGCATCGGGTATCCGGTTCGAGGTGGTCACCACCACAACGCCCGCCGCGAAAAGCGCCTGAAACAACCGCCCGACGATCATGGCGTCCGTAATATCGGTGATCTGCATTTCGTCGAAGGCCAACAATCGGACAGAGGAGGCAACATCTGCGGCGACAGGCGCGATGGCATCATCGACACCTGTTTTGCGGGCCTCGTGCATCGCGGCATGGATTTCCTGCATGAAGGCGTGAAAATGCACGCGCCTTGATGGGATTTCCTCCAGATGGGCGACGAACATGTCCATCAACATGGATTTGCCACGCCCCACGCCACCCCAGAGATACAAGCCCATCGGCGGTTCGGGCGCTTTGCGAAACAGGCCCTTCTTCACAGGCACAAGCAGGGCATCACGGATACGGTCAAACTCTGCCAGAACAGCTTCCTGCGCAGGGTCAGCGTGCAGGGTGCCGTCTTGGATGAGGGCGTCATAGGTTTCGCGCAAACTAGTCATAAGGGGCTGCATAGCGCAAAGACCGATAGCTTGGAAAGCGGGGCTGGTGATCTGCTTACATCACAACCTGTGAACATCTAATCACAAGGCGTCATTTGACCCTTTCGGCAATCTGCGTACTTTGCCCGCAGAATACCAAGGATGATCCCGATGGAACAACGCGCCTCCCTTATCTCTCCCGTTTTGATGGTGGGCTGTATTATCATCATGGTTAGCTTCGCGGTCAGGGCGTCGTTCGGGGTGTTCCAGATCCCGATTGCTGAGCAATTCGGCTGGCTGCGGTCTGAGTTCTCGCTTGCGATTGCTATCCAAAACCTTGCTTGGGGTATCGGTCAGCCGATATTCGGGGCCATCGCAGAAAAGATCGGTGATCGGCGGTCGATCATTATCGGTGCCGTAGTATACGCCCTAGGCATGGTGCTGTCGGCAAATTCGACCACGCCGCTTGAGCATCAGGCGTACGCTTGGCTTGTGGGGTTTGGCATTGCGGGGACGGGTTTCGGGGTGATCCTTGCCATGGTCGGGCGCGCCGCTTCGGATGAGAACCGGTCGATGGCATTGGCAATTGCCACTGCCGCGGGCAGCGCGGGGCAGGTTTTTGGCGCTCCTGTTGCTGAATGGATGCTAACATTCCTCAGCTGGCAGTCGACTTTCATGGTCTTCGCGGTAGTAATCCTGCTGTTGATCCTGACGCTTCCGATGATGCGGGCACCCGCGATGGCAAGCAAGGCAGAGCTTGAAGAGAGCCTTGGCCAGATTTTAATGAAAGCGTTCAAAGATCCCTCCTATACGCTGATCTTTCTGGGCTTCTTTTCATGTGGATACCAGCTCGCGTTTATCACAGCGCATTTTCCCGCTTTTGTAACCGAAATGTGTGGCCCGATCCTTGCGGGGGGCGTGCTGCACAACATTGGTATCACGACGACGTCTGCACTTGGGGCTGTAGCGATTTCACTGATCGGTCTTGCAAATATCGCAGGCACTCTGGCAGCCGGTTGGGCGGGCAAGCGATATTCTAAAAAATACCTGTTGGCGGGGATTTATGTCGGGCGGACGATTGTCGCGACCCTGTTCATACTATTCCCCATTACCCCTGTGACGGTGATCCTGTTCTCCGTCACGATGGGCGCACTTTGGTTGGCGACCGTCCCGCTGACCTCAGGTCTGGTCGCGCATATTTACGGACTGCGCTACATGGGCACGCTGTATGGCATCGTCTTTTTCAGCCACCAGCTGGGCAGTTTTCTGGGCGTTTGGCTGGGAGGGCGGATGTACGACCTATACGGCAACTACACCGCCGTCTGGTGGATCGGTGTTG
The Sulfitobacter noctilucicola genome window above contains:
- the zapE gene encoding cell division protein ZapE, encoding MTSLRETYDALIQDGTLHADPAQEAVLAEFDRIRDALLVPVKKGLFRKAPEPPMGLYLWGGVGRGKSMLMDMFVAHLEEIPSRRVHFHAFMQEIHAAMHEARKTGVDDAIAPVAADVASSVRLLAFDEMQITDITDAMIVGRLFQALFAAGVVVVTTSNRIPDALYKDGLNRNLFVPFIELIKEKMVVHELASPKDYRQDRLAGTQVYFTPANAEARAAMDAVWDDLAGDAGSPLTLRVKGRDVVIPQYHNAMARARFHDLCGKPLGPADYLALAEAVRVLMIDDIPSLGRTNFNEAKRFVTLIDALYEAQVRLICSAAAAPEMLYLEGEGTFEFERTASRLREMQAEGWGKSTAD
- a CDS encoding MFS transporter — encoded protein: MEQRASLISPVLMVGCIIIMVSFAVRASFGVFQIPIAEQFGWLRSEFSLAIAIQNLAWGIGQPIFGAIAEKIGDRRSIIIGAVVYALGMVLSANSTTPLEHQAYAWLVGFGIAGTGFGVILAMVGRAASDENRSMALAIATAAGSAGQVFGAPVAEWMLTFLSWQSTFMVFAVVILLLILTLPMMRAPAMASKAELEESLGQILMKAFKDPSYTLIFLGFFSCGYQLAFITAHFPAFVTEMCGPILAGGVLHNIGITTTSALGAVAISLIGLANIAGTLAAGWAGKRYSKKYLLAGIYVGRTIVATLFILFPITPVTVILFSVTMGALWLATVPLTSGLVAHIYGLRYMGTLYGIVFFSHQLGSFLGVWLGGRMYDLYGNYTAVWWIGVGIGAFSAIVHLPIRERRLEGLVTA